The genomic segment AGCTCAAGCAGATACAGGCGCCGAGGGCAACGAACGCCTCACCGCGATCACCGGAGCGCTGCTGCTCGTCCTGTTCGCCATCGAGGGCGTGACCATCCTCCAGCTTGGCGGCCTGCTCTACTGGCACTACTTCTTCGGCTTCCTGCTGGTCGGCCCGGTGTGCGTGAAGATCTGCGCGACCGTCTACCGCTTCGCGCGCTACTACACCCGCGAACCGGCGTACGTGCGCAAGGGACCTCCGATGATCGTGCTGCGGGTGTTGGGCCCGTTCGTCGTCCTGACCTCCTGCGCCGTCCTCGTGACCGGCATCCTGCTCGGCTTCGCCAAGTCCGAGACCGTCCTCGGCCTGCCGATGCTCTTCCTGCACAAGGGCTTCTTCATCGTCTGGGCCGGAGCCATGACCATCCACGTCCTCGCCTACCTCTGGCGCCTCCCCAGCCTGGTCGCCTCCGACCTCCCCGGCGCACGCCGGATGCACGGCGCCGCGACCGCCGTCGGCGGAAGCGCGCTGCGCTGGTCGGTGACGCTCGCGGGCCTGGCCGGCGGCCTGGTGTTCGCGATGCTCGCCGCGCACCTGTCCTCCGCATGGCGGTGAGCCGGACCCCGGTCCGGTCCCCGATGCCCTTCCTGAGCTGCGGCTTTGACTGCGGTGAAGATCTTTACCTTCTCTGAAGGACTTCCGAACCTGTTTCTCATGTCCGCGGGTGAGTCTGGTCGCAGATGGAATGGCACGATCCAGCCGCGCGGCAGGACAGCCCGGCGGCGGACAGGGTCCGATGGGAGCCGAGCTGATGGATGCCAGAACGCGCAACGCCGTCGCCGCACGCGACCGGGCAGTCGGCAGGGTTAGCCACCTGACCTGGCGGATCGGGAGCTTCGCGGCCGTCGGGGCGGTGGTGCTCGGCGCCGGGTTCGCGCATCTGCTGCCGACGCATCTGCCGCACTTCAGCTCCGGCGGCGGCACCGGAAGCTCCGGCAACTCCGGCAACTCCGGCAACTCCGGCAGCTCAGGTTCCAACTCCGGTTCCAACAACATCCAAGGCCCCGGAACCGCGCCCCAACAAGGCTCCGGCAGCGGCAGCCACGTCACGTCCGGCGGGTCCTGACGCCATGCGCACCCGCACAGCCGCAGCCGCAGCCGCGGCCACAACCGTCGGCCGAGCCGGCTTCCCCGCACTGGGCGGCCTCGCAGTCGTCCTCACCGCGGACCCCGACGCCATCGAGCCCGCAGCCGAAGCGGTACGCGCCGAAGTAGCGGCGATCGACCAAGCCTGCAGCCGCTTCCGCGACGACTCCGACCTCTCCCGCGTGAACGCCCGCGCAGGCGAGTACGTCGAGGTCGGCCCCCTGTTCGCCGAAGCACTGAGCGCCGCGCTCTGGGCCGCCCGCATCACCGACGGCGACGTCGACCCGACCTGCGGCGCGTCCGTCCGCGCGCTCGGCTACGACGTGGATTTCGCCGACCTCGCGACCGGCCCGCTGCGCTCGGCGGCGACCCGTCCCGGCGCCGGCTGGACTTCCGTCGAGTGGGACCAGACACGCTCCGCGGTCCGGATCCCGGCCGGCACCGCGCTGGACTTCGGCGCCACCGCCAAGGCGCTCGCCGCCGACCGGGCCGCCGGACGCGCCGCCACCGCCGCCGGCTGCGGCGTCCTCGTCAGCCTGAGCGGCGACATCGCGGTCTGCGGCCCGGCGCCCGAGGGCGGCTGGCGGGTGCGCGTCACCGACGACCACCGCAGCGGCGACGACGTCCCCGGCCAGACCGTCGTCGTCACCGAGGGCGGGCTCGCCACGTCCAGCACGACCGTCCGGGCCTGGCAGGTCTGGTCGGACGAGACCGTCCCGCAGCGCATCACCGTCCACCACATCGTCGATCCCCGCACCGGCCGCCCCACCGACGGATCCTGGCGCACCGCCTCGGTCGCGGCCGCCAGCTGCCTGGACGCGAACGTCGCCGCCACCGCGGCGATCGTCCGCGGGCACGCCGCCGCGCGCTGGCTCGCCGGGCTGGGCCTGCCGGCGCGGCTGGTGCACACG from the Catenulispora sp. EB89 genome contains:
- a CDS encoding FAD:protein FMN transferase, whose product is MRTRTAAAAAAATTVGRAGFPALGGLAVVLTADPDAIEPAAEAVRAEVAAIDQACSRFRDDSDLSRVNARAGEYVEVGPLFAEALSAALWAARITDGDVDPTCGASVRALGYDVDFADLATGPLRSAATRPGAGWTSVEWDQTRSAVRIPAGTALDFGATAKALAADRAAGRAATAAGCGVLVSLSGDIAVCGPAPEGGWRVRVTDDHRSGDDVPGQTVVVTEGGLATSSTTVRAWQVWSDETVPQRITVHHIVDPRTGRPTDGSWRTASVAAASCLDANVAATAAIVRGHAAARWLAGLGLPARLVHTDGTAVTVAGWPEDTAPETVPPAVSALPRFGVMTGRRTAPRPHPGSRR